Proteins encoded in a region of the Raphanus sativus cultivar WK10039 chromosome 8, ASM80110v3, whole genome shotgun sequence genome:
- the LOC130498526 gene encoding uncharacterized protein LOC130498526: MIEEGLMIINQTKNLGRTSVDYDSVAKMYCALGDSAYIKGDVDLSLKIYTEALLFLETDPVADLMSRPVLTKHHAFMNFAISLCLEHASMYAEAQKHCQTSVAKSGVLLNMKDTAEEIKLLYLGGLEKMEVLKWKGAVPMPPKLHVVVHPQLSQTFLAKKAALEAALQQ; this comes from the exons ATGATCGAGGAGGGTTTGATGATAATCAACCAGACGAAGAACTTGGGACGCACTTCGGTTGATTATGATTCAGTGGCTAAAATGTACTGCGCTCTTGGCGACTCTGCTTACATAAAGG GTGATGTGGATctttctttgaagatttacacCGAAGCTCTATTGTTTCTGGAAACCGACCCAGTGGCAGACCTAATGAGTAGGCCAGTACTTACAAAGCACCACGCTTTCAT GAACTTTGCGATCTCGCTTTGTCTTGAGCATGCTAGTATGTACGCCGAAGCACAGAAACACTGCCAGACCTCTGTCGCCAAGTCTGGCGTTTTGCTGAATATGAAAGATACTGCTGAGGAGATTAAACTCTTGTACCTTGGTGGACTTGAGAAAATGGAGGTGCTGAAGTGGAAGGGTGCGGTACCAATGCCTCCCAAGCTCCATGTGGTAGTACACCCACAATTATCTCAGACGTTTCTAGCTAAGAAGGCGGCGCTTGAAGCTGCTTTACAGCAGTGA